The genomic interval CTCGATACAGATAGTCGGCGACGAACCGCTCGTCGCCGGTGAGGGTGCGCACATCTGCGCCGGATCCGACGGCGAGCGCGCAGAGGAACAGGCCGGTCGGCCAGCCTTCGCAGTGCTCGACGGCGATGGCGACGTCAGCGGCGGACGCATTGACGTTCGCCGCCGCGAAGATGGCCTCCGCGCCGGCCTGATCGATGCGCAGGTCGTCGGCGACGATCTCTCGCATGCCACCGGCTGCGCGCAGCCGAGCGAAGTAAGGCTGCTCATGTCGGCTGGCGAGCACCACCTGGGAGCCTTCGGGAACTCCGGCGAGCACGACCTCCAGCACGTCCTGACATTCCACCGTTCCTGCGGCGTGGATGTCATCGATGAACAGCACGAACGGTTCGGGCGCCTGAGCGAGCACGGCAGCGAGCATCGGCGCCGCCCGGCCGAGCACCGAAGCGCCGACGCCGCGCATCTGCGACACGACCTCACCGGCACGCGGCGACAGAGTCGCACATGCTGCCGCCAGAACGGTCAGCATCGACGCCGGATCGTCGTCGAACCGATCAATCGAAGCCCAGCCGACATGACGCTGCTCGATCGACGCCCACTCCGCGAGCATGGTCGACTTGCCGTATCCCGCCGGAGCCGTGACTCCGACGATGCGAGCCGCGCTCGATCGGGATGCGCGGATCAGGGCGCTCCTGCTCACCGCCCGAGGGCTCGTCGCGCGCACCCGAAGCTTGCCGTCGAGCAGCAGACTGCTCAGCGTCGGGGTCTTCGGCGCCTTGCGGGTCGGGTCTGCGTCAGTCGAGGCCCTGCGGGTCGGGTCGGGCACGCTCACATGATATGGATGTCCTCTGTCGAGCTCAATGACGGATCACCCTGTCTGTGTGATGCCGGCGCGCCGTTGTCAGGTGAGGCAGATCCGAGGAGCCTCTCGCGGACACCGCCGTCGAGTCAGGTCTTCCGGTCCTGTCGCGGCACGACGACCTCGCGTACCACGAGCAGGATGGATGCGATCACCGGCAGTGCCACCAGAACGCCGAGCACTCCCATCAGCGCGCCTCCTGCCAGTGCGCCGATCAGCACGAGTGCCGCCGGGATCGCGATGGCACGGTTCATCACACGCGGGCTGAGGATGTAGGACTCGATCTGGATGTAGACGAGGTAGAGCACCGCGAAGATCAGCGCCTGCACAGGGCTCGTGAACAGTGCGATGACCGACGCGAAGATGAGGAAGATGACCGAACCGAACAGCGGGATCAGCGTGATGACGAACGCGATCACGGCCATCAGCGCAGGGAACGGCAGCCCGATCGTCAGGTGCAGCACGAACACCGCTGCCGCGTTGAAGGCAGACAGCGTCACCGACCCGATCAGCGACGCACCGATCGAACCCGTGATCCGCTCGGTGAAGTACGCGAGGCGTTCACGGTTGCGTGCGGGCGCGAGGGCGTAGAAGGCGCCCTTGATCGAGGTGAGGGATGCCAGGAAGTAGAGCGTCAGCGCGACCACGATGAACGCGGCGGATACGAAACTGGCGAATCCCATCCCGACCTGCAGCACCCCGCCTCCGATGGCGAGCAGTGTGTTGGGGTCGACGGCCGTATCAGCGATCTGCGCGAGCCCGCTGTCGATACCGGCTTGGGCATGAGCATCGAGCCCGAGGTACCAGTCGGACTGCTTGACCGACTTGAGCGCCTCAGGGACGGACTCGACCAGTGCGATGACCTGACCGATCACCGGCGGCACGACGAAGATCGCGAAAGCCACCATCACGAGGGCGAAGCCGCCGAACACGATCGCGATCCCGGCGCCGCGCTTCATCCCGTGCCGCTGTAGTCGCGTCACGATGGGGTCCAGTGCGAGTGCGACGAACATCGCGAGCACGATGTAGACGAGGATCGTCGAGATCTGACCAACCGCACTGGCGAGCACCAGCGCGCCCAGCACGCCGAGAGCACCCGCGAAACTCAGCGCGAGCGGATGCTCGATCGCCGTGAGGAAGCGTGAGCGCGGTGCCGCAGACGGATCAGCATTCTCAATGGCCATGCCTGACAGTAGCGCGCTCGGTGCCTTCGCGACACCATGCGATCTGCACGATGTCTGGCATGCCGAGGTTCAAGATCGCAACCCGTGCCACAGCGCCGCCCACTGCCTGGCGGTCAGGTCGCGCGGCAGCCCTCGTTGGTCGATCCCCGCCTTGATGAGCGCGCGCTTCGCCACGGGGATGCCGACCCGGGTGACACGTGCGGCGATGCTCGCCAGGCCCGTCCCTCGTCCCGTGAACACCCCGCGCACGAAGTTCTCGTAGGCGCGCCGTTCGGCGTGCGCCACCAATGACGAACCGCGCCGGGTGATCGACAGCAGTCCCCCATCGACGGCCGGCCGGGGACTGAAATGGTGAGCCGCGACCCGTCCGCAGAGCTCGAACTCGAACCACGGCGCCGATTGCGCCGTCATCATCGTGCCGCCGCCGACGCCGGCGCGCTTGCGCGCGACCTCCCACTGAGTCAGCAGCACGGCGCGGTGCCAGCCGCGTGCCGCCAGCAGACGGCGCAGAACGGGGGTGGTCAGATGGAAGGGGATGTTGCCGACGATGACCGGCGCATCGAGCGGATGCTGCAGCGCATCGGCGCGCTCCACCCGCACGTGCGGGAGCCGGTCGCGCAATCTCGCGACCCGGTGCTCGTCGATGTCGATCACTGTCAGCGGTCTGTGCAGTGTGGCGAGGGGCCGAGTCAGTGCACCGTCGCCGGCGCCGAGTTCGAGGATGGGCCCGGTCGTCAGCCGCACCAGGTCGGTGATGTGCTCAATGGTGGGCCGGTGAGTGAGGAAGTTCTGGCCGAGTTCATGTCGGCCGCCGTGCATGGATCGAGGCATGGGTGCGCTCCTGAGGAAGTATCGGAGCACCCCGGTGTGGAATCGGCGTCGCGAAGGCGCGACAAGAAGACCGTCCGTGCCGAGGTGCGGATGACATCTCGGATGACGGCGCGCTGCAGCGTGCGACAGACGAGCGCGCCGTCAGGCGCGGCGGTCGCGGGCGATGCGGCAGCTCCCCGTCAGGAGCGCATTGTCTATCATTCCCATGTCGAAGAGCCTAGCCGGTCATGGGACCAGTGCGTGCGGCGGACGCTCGCCGTTCACTCCACGAGCTTGCCCTCGACCGCGTCCGATGTCACCTGCTCGGCCAGTGCCCGGAACGACTCTGGTGCGTCGCCGAGCGGCTCGAATTCGACCCCGCCGTCCGGCGTCCAGATCATGTTGCCGCGCAGTGCCGGGTCGGTTTCAGGGAAGTCGGCGCGGTTGTGGCATCCGCGGGTCTCGCGCCGCTCGATCGCGGACTCGAGTGTGGCGCGCGCGGCGAGCAGCGAGCCGAGCAGATCGAAGGCGTGCGCGAGGTCGTCGAAGCCGGCGATGTCCGGATGCGCGGTGACGTTCTTCGCACGTGCCTCGAGGGCGGCGAGCTTCGCGAGCCCCTCACGTAGGGACTCCTCGGTGCGGATGACGCCGGCGTGCTCGGTCATCACATCGCGCACGGCGCGCTGCAGGCGGCGGGGCGTCTCGGTGCCCGTGCTGTGCAGGAAGGCCTCCAGCTCGGCGCGCGCCGCGGCGACCGCCGCTGGATCACGGTGCACCTCGATGCGGCCGCGGACGTACTCTGCCGCGGTCTCGCCGGTGATCCGGCCGTAGACCATCAGCTCGATGAGCGAATTGCCACCAAGGCGGTTGGCGCCGTGCAGGCCGCTGGACGCCTCGCCGATTGCGTACAGTCCTTCGACGCCGGTACCGTGGTCCTCCGCCCGCACCCACACGCCACCCATCGAGTAGTGCGCAGTCGGCGCGACCTCGATGGGCCGCTCGGTGATGTCAAGCATCTGCAGGTCGATCAGCGCCCTGTACAGCCGCGGCAGCTTCTCGAGGATCTGCTCGCGCGGCAGGTGCGAGACATCGAGCCACACCCCACCCTTCTCGGTGCCGCGGCCCTCGGCGATCTCGGTGTAGTTCGCGAGCGCCACGCGATCGCGCGTCGACAGCTCCATGCGCTCGGCGTCATAGCGCTGCATGAAGCGCTCGCCCCGCGCGTTGGTGAGCGTGCCGCCCTCTCCGCGCGCCGCCTCTGACACGAGCGTGCCGGCGGCGTCCTCGGGTTCGATCAGCCCCGAGGGGTGGAACTGCACGAGCTCGGCGTCGCGGATGCGCGCGCCGGCGAGGGCGGCGAGTCGGAACGAGTCTCCGGTGTTCTCATCGCGGCGCGACGAGGTGTACCGCCAGATACGGGTGTGCCCGCCCGCGGCGAGGATGACCGCGTCGGCGTGGATGACGACCGGTGTTCCGTCGACGACGTCGAAGCCGTAGGCACCGAACACCGTGCCGTCTGAGACGAGGATGCGGGTGATGTAGACCGTGTCGATGATCGGCACCGTGAGCTCTGCGGCGCGGCGCATGAGCGTGCGCTGGATCTCGAGGCCGGTGTAGTCGCCGGCGTAGGCGGTGCGACGGTACTTGTGCGCGCCGAAGAAGCGCTGGCTGATGCGCCCGTCGTCTTCGCGCGCGAAGGGCATCCCCCACCGCTCGAGGTCGTCGATGCCGCGAGCAGCGCCGCGGGCGACGACCTCGACGATCTCGGGATCGGCGAGGAAGTACGACTCGCGCAGGGTGTCGGCGGCGTGCTGCTGCCAGGAGTCCTCCGGGTCCATGGTGCCGAGGGCGGCGTTGATGCCACCGGCGGCGAGCGTCGTGTGTGCGTCGTGCTTGCGGCGTTTGCCCACCGCGAGCACCTGGATGCCCCGTTCAGCGAGTTCGATCGATGCGCGAAGACCCGCGCCGCCGGTGCCGATTACAAGAGCTGAGGTGGTGAGGTGCCGTTCTGCAGGCTGCGGGATGCTCATGCCTACACGCTAGGAACACGAGTCAGATCCCGCCAATGCATAATTCACCTGACTTCGATACGTTTGACGCATGAGACTTGAGGAGCTGCGCTCGTTCGAGGCGGTCGCTCGCCTCGGTCACTTCACCCGCGCCGCCGACGAGCTGTTCTTGACTCAGCCGTCACTGTCACGGCAGATCCAGGCGCTCGAGTCCGACCTCGGCGCCACCCTGTTCCAGCGTGATCGCACCGGCGTCGCGATCACGACGGCCGGCGAGGCACTGCTGCCGATCGCCAGACGGATGCTGGCGGATGCTGACACGGCCCGCCACGAGATGGATGAGCTCGCCGGTCTGCGGCGCGGCCGCATCCGACTCGGCGCACCGCCGACGCTGTGCGTGTCGGTGGTCGCCGAGGTGATCGCCGAATTCCGACGCGCGCACCCAGGCATCGACCTGCACATCACCGAAGCCGGATCGCGCGCGCTGGTGGACGCCCTCAGCGAGGGCGCACTCGACCTCGCCCTGACGATCACACGCCCCAACGTGCGCGAGGACGCATCGGTCGAGCGCGTGCCGCTGTTCACCGAGGAGCTCGTCGTCGCCTCGGCAGCCGATGCGGCGCTCGCCCCGACCGCGGGTGCGCCTGCCCGCATCACCGTCGCGGAGCTCGCACGGCTTCCGCAGGTGGCGTTCAACCGCAGCTACGACCTGCGGGTCGCCACTGACGCCGCCTTCGAAGCGGCAGGGCTGACCCCTGTGATCGCCGTGGAGGGCGCCGAGATGGACGCGGTGCTTCGCTTCGTCGCGCGCGGAATCGGAGTGGCCGTGGTGCCCGCGACCGTGCTGCTGGGCAGACCCGAACTGCACGGCAGTGCACTATGCGACCCGTCACTGACCCGCACGGTCAATCTGTCGCGGCGCACCGCCGTGCGCCCGAGCATCGCCGTCGCCGCGATCGAGAGCACGATCTTCAAGGTCGTGGTCGGCCTCGCCGACGAACGCAGCGAGCTTCGCGGCCGGATCGCCCTGGTGGGCTGACGGAGCATGAAGCTCACCGAGCCCGGCAGCCGAAGAGCCGTCAGTTGCACTGCCCCGGCCCCGACGCATCATCTGGTGATCAGATGTGACTGCGCTGGTCGATGAGAGGACAGGTGAACACATCCCGTTCGCCCAGGCCGACCCGATTGATGTACCGGATGACGATCCCGTACGACGCGAACAAGCCCGTCGTCGTATATGGCACACCCCTGTCGCGGCAGTACTCCGCGATCAGCGGCGCGGCGCGGCGCAGATGCGGACGCGGCATCGACGGGAAGAGGTGATGCTCGATCTGATAGTTCAGCCCGCCCATCGCGACGTCCAGGAACCGAGGACCGTGGATGTTGCGACTCATCATCACCTGTCGACGCAGGAAGTCCAATTTCATGTCGCGAGGCACCACCGGCATCCCCTTGTGGTTCGGTGCGAAGGCGATCCCCATGTAGAAGCCGAACAGCCCCAGCTGCACGCCGAGGAAGGCGAACGCGATGCCCGGAGAAAGCACCAGGAACACCAGCACGAGATAGCTGACCATGCGCAGGGTCAGAAAGGTGATCTCGGCCCATCGTCGTTCGAGCCGCCCCCTGACGAAGACGCGTCGCACACTCGACGCGTGCAGCGACAGCCCCTCGAAGAGCAGGATCGGAAAGAAGAACAGCCCCTGGTGTGCCCGAAGCCAGGTGACGACACGGCCGTGATGCCGTGCCGCGCTCTCTTCGGTCACGGCGATGACCGGAAGCTCTATGTCGGGGTCGGAGCCGAGCTTGTTGGGGTTTGCATGGTGGCGGGTGTGCTTGTGCTGCCACCAGCCGTAGCTCATGCCGACCAGGAGGTCGCCGAGGATGATGCTGATCCAATCATTCCACCGACCAGACACGAAGATCTGCCTGTGCGCCGCATCATGGCCCAGAAAGGCGATCTGCGTGAAGACGACTGCCAGGACGGC from Microbacterium sp. H1-D42 carries:
- the erm gene encoding 23S ribosomal RNA methyltransferase Erm, translated to MPRSMHGGRHELGQNFLTHRPTIEHITDLVRLTTGPILELGAGDGALTRPLATLHRPLTVIDIDEHRVARLRDRLPHVRVERADALQHPLDAPVIVGNIPFHLTTPVLRRLLAARGWHRAVLLTQWEVARKRAGVGGGTMMTAQSAPWFEFELCGRVAAHHFSPRPAVDGGLLSITRRGSSLVAHAERRAYENFVRGVFTGRGTGLASIAARVTRVGIPVAKRALIKAGIDQRGLPRDLTARQWAALWHGLRS
- a CDS encoding acyl-CoA desaturase, whose protein sequence is MDTIRPTIRTHEPDRTSHGASTFTDLALLVRTRGLMRRRYGYYWTKLIAAPLAVASCLVVFVWIGDSWWQLLTAAVLAVVFTQIAFLGHDAAHRQIFVSGRWNDWISIILGDLLVGMSYGWWQHKHTRHHANPNKLGSDPDIELPVIAVTEESAARHHGRVVTWLRAHQGLFFFPILLFEGLSLHASSVRRVFVRGRLERRWAEITFLTLRMVSYLVLVFLVLSPGIAFAFLGVQLGLFGFYMGIAFAPNHKGMPVVPRDMKLDFLRRQVMMSRNIHGPRFLDVAMGGLNYQIEHHLFPSMPRPHLRRAAPLIAEYCRDRGVPYTTTGLFASYGIVIRYINRVGLGERDVFTCPLIDQRSHI
- a CDS encoding AI-2E family transporter: MAIENADPSAAPRSRFLTAIEHPLALSFAGALGVLGALVLASAVGQISTILVYIVLAMFVALALDPIVTRLQRHGMKRGAGIAIVFGGFALVMVAFAIFVVPPVIGQVIALVESVPEALKSVKQSDWYLGLDAHAQAGIDSGLAQIADTAVDPNTLLAIGGGVLQVGMGFASFVSAAFIVVALTLYFLASLTSIKGAFYALAPARNRERLAYFTERITGSIGASLIGSVTLSAFNAAAVFVLHLTIGLPFPALMAVIAFVITLIPLFGSVIFLIFASVIALFTSPVQALIFAVLYLVYIQIESYILSPRVMNRAIAIPAALVLIGALAGGALMGVLGVLVALPVIASILLVVREVVVPRQDRKT
- a CDS encoding FAD-binding protein, producing MSIPQPAERHLTTSALVIGTGGAGLRASIELAERGIQVLAVGKRRKHDAHTTLAAGGINAALGTMDPEDSWQQHAADTLRESYFLADPEIVEVVARGAARGIDDLERWGMPFAREDDGRISQRFFGAHKYRRTAYAGDYTGLEIQRTLMRRAAELTVPIIDTVYITRILVSDGTVFGAYGFDVVDGTPVVIHADAVILAAGGHTRIWRYTSSRRDENTGDSFRLAALAGARIRDAELVQFHPSGLIEPEDAAGTLVSEAARGEGGTLTNARGERFMQRYDAERMELSTRDRVALANYTEIAEGRGTEKGGVWLDVSHLPREQILEKLPRLYRALIDLQMLDITERPIEVAPTAHYSMGGVWVRAEDHGTGVEGLYAIGEASSGLHGANRLGGNSLIELMVYGRITGETAAEYVRGRIEVHRDPAAVAAARAELEAFLHSTGTETPRRLQRAVRDVMTEHAGVIRTEESLREGLAKLAALEARAKNVTAHPDIAGFDDLAHAFDLLGSLLAARATLESAIERRETRGCHNRADFPETDPALRGNMIWTPDGGVEFEPLGDAPESFRALAEQVTSDAVEGKLVE
- a CDS encoding LysR substrate-binding domain-containing protein; this encodes MRLEELRSFEAVARLGHFTRAADELFLTQPSLSRQIQALESDLGATLFQRDRTGVAITTAGEALLPIARRMLADADTARHEMDELAGLRRGRIRLGAPPTLCVSVVAEVIAEFRRAHPGIDLHITEAGSRALVDALSEGALDLALTITRPNVREDASVERVPLFTEELVVASAADAALAPTAGAPARITVAELARLPQVAFNRSYDLRVATDAAFEAAGLTPVIAVEGAEMDAVLRFVARGIGVAVVPATVLLGRPELHGSALCDPSLTRTVNLSRRTAVRPSIAVAAIESTIFKVVVGLADERSELRGRIALVG